The following proteins come from a genomic window of Panicum hallii strain FIL2 chromosome 8, PHallii_v3.1, whole genome shotgun sequence:
- the LOC112902231 gene encoding eukaryotic translation initiation factor 2 subunit gamma-like — translation MARRGLMEQDLSKLDVTKLHPLSPEVISRQATINIGTIGHVAHGKSTVVKAISGVQTVRFKNELERNITIKLGYANAKIYKCEDDRCPRPMCYKAYGSGKEDSPLCDVPGFENCRMKLLRHVSFVDCPGHDILMATMLNGAAIMDGALLLIAANESCPQPQTSEHLAAVEIMRLQHIIILQNKIDLIQESAAMNQHEAIQKFIQGTIAQGAPVVPISAQLKYNIDVICEYIVKKIPIPERNFISPPNMIVIRSFDVNKPGSEVNEIKGGVAGGSILKGVLRVNQKIEVRPGIVMKDEYGKLKCTPIYSRIVSLYAEQNELQFAVPGGLIGVGTTMDPTLTRADRLVGQVLGEVGSLPDVYIELEVNFFLLRRLLGVRTSGTERASRVSKLAKGEILMLNIGSMSTGARVGAVKNDLAKLQLTAPVCTSKGEKLALSRRIEKHWRLIGWGTIQAGTTLDVPPCPL, via the exons ATGGCGCGCCGAGGGTTGATGGAGCAGGATCTGAGCAAGCTCGACGTCACCAAACTGCACCCTCTGTCGCCAGAGGTGATTTCGCGCCAGGCGACGATCAACATCG GTACTATTGGGCACGTGGCCCATGGGAAGTCTACTGTGGTCAAAGCAATCTCAGGTGTACAG ACTGTTCGTTTCAAGAATGAACTGGAGCGCAATATCACTATAAAGCTTGGTTATGCTAATGCAAAAATCTATAAATGTGAAGATGATAGGTGCCCACGGCCAATGTGCTACAA GGCTTATGGCAGTGGCAAAGAAGATAGCCCTCTCTGTGACGTTCCAGGGTTTGAAAACTGTAGGATGAAGCTCCTAAGACATGTTTCATTTGTTGATTGCCCG GGGCATGACATTCTCATGGCTACAATGCTTAATGGAGCAGCTATCATGGATGGAGCACTACTTCTGATTGCAGCAAATGAGAGCTGTCCACAGCCACAGACATCTGAGCACCTTGCAGCTGTTGAAATTATGCGTCTTCAACATATTATCATTCTGCAAAACAAGATTGATCTTATCCAGGAAAGTGCAGCAATGAACCAGCATGAAGCGATCCAGAAATTTATACAG GGAACAATAGCTCAAGGTGCTCCTGTGGTGCCAATATCTGCACAGCTGAAGTACAATATCGATGTTATCTGTGAGTACATCGTGAAAAAGATCCCCATCCCAGAGAGGAATTTCATCTCCCCACCCAATATGATTGTTATTCGTTCTTTTGATGTGAACAAACCTGGTTCGGAGGTTAATGAAATCAAGGGTGGCGTAGCAGGTGGCAGTATCCTCAAG GGTGTCCTGAGGGTGAACCAGAAAATCGAAGTTCGCCCAGGCATCGTGATGAAGGATGAGTATGGCAAACTTAAATGCACGCCCATCTATTCAAGGATCGTCTCCCTGTATGCGGAGCAGAATGAACTCCAGTTTGCCGTTCCTGGAGGGCTTATTGGAGTTGGAACTACCATGGACCCGACACTGACTCGTGCTGATAGGCTGGTTGGTCAGGTTCTTGGTGAAGTTGGATCACTGCCTGATGTTTACATCGAGTTAGAG GTTAACTTTTTCCTCCTAAGGAGGCTGCTGGGGGTGAGGACAAGTGGAACAGAAAGGGCAAGTAGGGTCTCAAAGCTTGCCAAGGGTGAGATCTTGATGCTTAACATTGGGTCGATGTCCACCGGAGCCCGTGTTGGCGCTGTCAAGAATGATCTTGCGAAGCTGCAGCTTACCGCACCGGTGTGCACCAGCAAGGGTGAGAAGTTGGCCCTTAGCCGGCGTATCGAGAAGCACTGGCGTCTCATTGGTTGGGGCACAATCCAGGCTGGCACTACACTTGACGTCCCACCCTGCCCGCTCTGA